A region from the Malus domestica chromosome 07, GDT2T_hap1 genome encodes:
- the LOC103410286 gene encoding (-)-germacrene D synthase-like (The RefSeq protein has 4 substitutions compared to this genomic sequence) — translation MSSVDVPPSQSSNRNDTFSVHRPSATFYTSIWGDHFLSYGFMEVDAELEQHVQELKEEVRRMLTTSVENVSQKLNLIDDIQRLGVSYYFGNEIEEILQKIHENSYDLDDLYTATLCFRLLRQQGYNVTCDLFNKFKDGDGKFKESLVDDVVGLLSLYEATHLRIHGEEILDEALTFTTTHLESATNRLSPPLAKTVTHALNQQLRKGLPRVEARYYLSVYQELRESPNETLLTFAKLDFNRLQRVHQKELSELTRWWKDLDIPNKLPFVRDRLVEVYFCWSLSVYFQPQYSFARRTLCKVTAITSIIDDVYDEYGTNEELELFTEAIERWDVSAMDQLPEYMKVCYRALLDIYSEIHEKLVHEGKLYHIHHAIEAMKKQVRGYFVEGKLFRQKHIPSLDDYMSISLVTSGYPLLITTSFVGMEEATIDSFDWLLNSPQAVKAASTVARLMDDIADHKLEQENEHLVSAVTCYMMKYGATKEEAVIELRRQVNKAWKDINEACLHPTAVPMPLLIRILNFARVMDVVYKCEDGYTIAEGGLKDFIVSTLVEPVAL, via the exons ATGTCTTCTGTCGATGTTCCACCATCTCAATCTTCAAACCGAAATGACACTTTTAGTGTTCATCGGCCTTCAGCCACTTTTTATACTAGTATTTGGGGTGATCATTTTCTGTCGTATGGTTTTATG GAAGTGGATGCTGAACTTGAACAACATGTACAAGAACTGAAGGAAGAAGTGAGAAGGATGCTAACGACATCAGTTGAAAATGTTTCACAAAAGCTGAATTTGATTGATGACGTTCAACGCTTAGGTGTGTCTTACTATTTTGGAAATGAGATTGAAGAAATTTTACAGAAAATTCACGAGAACTCTTATGATTTGGATGACCTGTACACTGCTGCTCTTTGTTTTCGATTGCTTAGACAACAAGGTTATAACATTACATGTG ATCTATTCAACAAGTTCAAGGACGGTGATGGAAAATTCAAGGAATCACTCGTTGATGATGTTGTAGGACTATTAAGCCTGTATGAAGCTACACACCTTAGGATCCATGGAGAGGAGATACTAGATGAGGCACTAACCTTCACCACCACTCATCTTGAGTCGGCTACAAACCGTTTAAGCCCCCCACTTGCAAAAACAGTAACCCATGCCCTCAATCAACAGCTCCGAAAGGGTTTACCAAGGGTTGAAGCAAGGTATTACTTGTCCGTCTACCAGGAACTAAGAGAATCACCGAATGAAACTCTCCTAACGTTCGCCAAGTTGGATTTCAACCGACTGCAACGAGTCCATCAGAAAGAACTAAGCGAACTcacaag GTGGTGGAAGGATTTGGACATACCAAACAAGCTACCTTTTGTGAGAGACAGATTGGTTGAGGTTTACTTCTGCTGGAGTCTGTCAGTTTACTTTCAGCCCCAATATTCCTTTGCTAGGAGGACATTATGCAAAGTTACTGCTATAACATCCATTATCGATGACGTTTATGATGAATATGGCACAAATGAGGAACTAGAGCTCTTTACTGAAGCTATTGAGAG GTGGGATGTCTCAGCGATGGATCAACTACCAGAGTATATGAAAGTCTGCTATCGGGCGTTGTTGGATATATACAGTGAAATTCATGAAAAGCTTGTGCACGAGGGGAAATTATATCACATCCACCATGCAATAGAAGCG ATGAAAAAACAAGTTAGAGGCTacttcgttgaaggcaaattGTTCCGCCAGAAGCACATACCATCACTGGATGATTACATGTCTATATCACTCGTGACCAGTGGCTACCCGTTGCTAATAACCACATCCTTTGTTGGAATGGAAGAAGCTACAATAGACTCCTTTGATTGGTTGTTAAATTCCCCTCAAGCAGTGAAGGCTGCATCAACAGTTGCCAGACTCATGGATGACATAGCGGACCACAAG CTTGAGCAAGAGAATGAACATCTGGTCTCAGCTGTGACCTGTTACATGATGAAATATGGGGCCACAAAAGAAGAAGCGGTAATCGAACTTAGAAGGCAAGTGAACAAAGCATGGAAGGACATAAACGAAGCGTGCCTCCACCCTACCGCTGTCCCCATGCCACTGCTAATTCGTATTCTCAATTTTGCTCGGGTCATGGATGTTGTGTACAAGTGTGAAGATGGCTACACTATTGCTCAGGGTGGGCTAAAAGATTTTATAGTTTCCACACTAGTGGAACCTGTGGCATTATAA
- the LOC103410286 gene encoding (-)-germacrene D synthase-like isoform X1, producing MSSVDVPPSQSSNRNDTFSVHRPSATFYTSIWGDHFLSYGFMEVDAELEQHVQELKEEVRRMLTTSVENVSQKLNLIDDVQRLDLFNKFKDGDGKFKESLVDDVVGLLSLYEATHLRIHGEEILDEALTFTTTHLESATNRLSPPLAKTVTHALNQQLRKGLPRVEARYYLSVYQELRESPNETLLTFAKLDFNRLQRVHQKELSELTRWWKDLDIPNKLPFVRDRLVEVYFCWSLSVYFQPQYSFARRTLCKVTAITSIIDDVYDEYGTNEELELFTEAIERWDVSAMDQLPEYMKVCYRALLDIYSEIHEKLVHEGKLYHIHHAIEAMKKQVRGYFVEGKLFRQKHIPSLDDYMSISLVTSGYPLLITTSFVGMEEATIDSFDWLLNSPQAVKAASTVARLMDDIADHKLEQENEHLVSAVTCYMMKYGATKEEAVIELRRQVNKAWKDINEACLHPTAVPMPLLIRILNFARVMDVVYKCEDGYTIAQGGLKDFIVSTLVEPVAL from the exons ATGTCTTCTGTCGATGTTCCACCATCTCAATCTTCAAACCGAAATGACACTTTTAGTGTTCATCGGCCTTCAGCCACTTTTTATACTAGTATTTGGGGTGATCATTTTCTGTCGTATGGTTTTATG GAAGTGGATGCTGAACTTGAACAACATGTACAAGAACTGAAGGAAGAAGTGAGAAGGATGCTAACGACATCAGTTGAAAATGTTTCACAAAAGCTGAATTTGATTGATGACGTTCAACGCTTAG ATCTATTCAACAAGTTCAAGGACGGTGATGGAAAATTCAAGGAATCACTCGTTGATGATGTTGTAGGACTATTAAGCCTGTATGAAGCTACACACCTTAGGATCCATGGAGAGGAGATACTAGATGAGGCACTAACCTTCACCACCACTCATCTTGAGTCGGCTACAAACCGTTTAAGCCCCCCACTTGCAAAAACAGTAACCCATGCCCTCAATCAACAGCTCCGAAAGGGTTTACCAAGGGTTGAAGCAAGGTATTACTTGTCCGTCTACCAGGAACTAAGAGAATCACCGAATGAAACTCTCCTAACGTTCGCCAAGTTGGATTTCAACCGACTGCAACGAGTCCATCAGAAAGAACTAAGCGAACTcacaag GTGGTGGAAGGATTTGGACATACCAAACAAGCTACCTTTTGTGAGAGACAGATTGGTTGAGGTTTACTTCTGCTGGAGTCTGTCAGTTTACTTTCAGCCCCAATATTCCTTTGCTAGGAGGACATTATGCAAAGTTACTGCTATAACATCCATTATCGATGACGTTTATGATGAATATGGCACAAATGAGGAACTAGAGCTCTTTACTGAAGCTATTGAGAG GTGGGATGTCTCAGCGATGGATCAACTACCAGAGTATATGAAAGTCTGCTATCGGGCGTTGTTGGATATATACAGTGAAATTCATGAAAAGCTTGTGCACGAGGGGAAATTATATCACATCCACCATGCAATAGAAGCG ATGAAAAAACAAGTTAGAGGCTacttcgttgaaggcaaattGTTCCGCCAGAAGCACATACCATCACTGGATGATTACATGTCTATATCACTCGTGACCAGTGGCTACCCGTTGCTAATAACCACATCCTTTGTTGGAATGGAAGAAGCTACAATAGACTCCTTTGATTGGTTGTTAAATTCCCCTCAAGCAGTGAAGGCTGCATCAACAGTTGCCAGACTCATGGATGACATAGCGGACCACAAG CTTGAGCAAGAGAATGAACATCTGGTCTCAGCTGTGACCTGTTACATGATGAAATATGGGGCCACAAAAGAAGAAGCGGTAATCGAACTTAGAAGGCAAGTGAACAAAGCATGGAAGGACATAAACGAAGCGTGCCTCCACCCTACCGCTGTCCCCATGCCACTGCTAATTCGTATTCTCAATTTTGCTCGGGTCATGGATGTTGTGTACAAGTGTGAAGATGGCTACACTATTGCTCAGGGTGGGCTAAAAGATTTTATAGTTTCCACACTAGTGGAACCTGTGGCATTATAA